The Nocardioides panzhihuensis genome has a segment encoding these proteins:
- a CDS encoding type II toxin-antitoxin system VapC family toxin, whose amino-acid sequence MKTFERVLLDTHAYIWLVSDPDRLSASAYEAVIDIDTEVFVSAASLWEISTKARLSKLPGGGTLVATFEDRTRLHVLQRLPIDFNHSRLAGELDWDHRDPFDRMLAAQSMLENLPLVTKDSRLQAYGSIHTVW is encoded by the coding sequence ATGAAGACCTTTGAGCGAGTCCTCCTCGACACCCATGCGTACATCTGGCTGGTGAGCGACCCGGACCGGCTCAGCGCCTCTGCCTACGAGGCCGTCATCGACATCGACACCGAGGTGTTCGTCTCGGCGGCGAGCCTGTGGGAGATCTCGACCAAGGCTCGGCTCAGCAAGCTCCCCGGCGGAGGCACCCTGGTCGCCACCTTCGAGGATCGCACCCGTCTTCATGTCCTGCAGCGACTGCCGATCGACTTCAACCATTCGCGCCTCGCCGGAGAGCTCGACTGGGACCATCGCGACCCCTTCGACCGCATGCTCGCCGCACAGAGCATGCTCGAGAACCTTCCCCTGGTGACCAAGGACAGCAGGCTGCAGGCGTACGGCTCCATCCACACCGTCTGGTGA
- a CDS encoding type II toxin-antitoxin system Phd/YefM family antitoxin: MDAAHVVKVQEAKTHLSSLLTEVEAGGQVVIARGDRAIARLVPIERPTRRILGGLRVSVPDEFFDPLSDDELAAWEGSLDEDL; encoded by the coding sequence ATGGATGCAGCGCATGTCGTGAAGGTTCAGGAGGCGAAGACACACCTGTCGAGCCTGCTGACCGAGGTCGAGGCGGGCGGCCAGGTCGTCATCGCCCGGGGTGACCGCGCCATCGCCCGCCTGGTGCCGATCGAACGGCCGACGAGGCGGATCCTCGGCGGGCTTCGCGTGAGCGTCCCCGATGAGTTCTTCGACCCGCTCTCCGACGACGAGCTCGCCGCCTGGGAGGGCTCGCTCGATGAAGACCTTTGA
- a CDS encoding VOC family protein, whose product MHLDLATFVVPEYDEAVEFFRDVLGFEVTEDVPATTNDGRPKRWVVVRPPGGGTGFLLARADGPVQTARVGDQTGGRVTFFLRVDDFPAAYEKLVAAGIELVGPVREESYGTLQVFRDPFGNLWDLLSG is encoded by the coding sequence ATGCATCTTGATCTGGCGACTTTCGTCGTGCCCGAGTACGACGAGGCGGTGGAGTTCTTCCGCGACGTGCTCGGCTTCGAGGTCACCGAGGACGTGCCCGCGACGACGAACGACGGGCGCCCGAAACGATGGGTGGTCGTGCGTCCGCCGGGCGGCGGCACCGGCTTCCTGCTCGCCCGGGCCGACGGCCCGGTGCAGACCGCGAGGGTCGGCGACCAGACCGGCGGCCGGGTCACGTTCTTCCTGCGGGTGGACGACTTCCCGGCGGCGTACGAGAAGCTGGTCGCCGCCGGGATCGAGCTCGTGGGACCGGTGCGCGAGGAGTCCTACGGCACCCTCCAGGTCTTTCGTGACCCCTTCGGGAACCTGTGGGACCTGTTGTCAGGGTAG
- a CDS encoding endonuclease/exonuclease/phosphatase family protein, producing the protein MGITRRGIITSAGALGAAAAVGTTLGGALPAAAAYEKDSGKPLIGKAKTPDLHVMSFNIRYDREGTQPGQPDYWPERKPLVTAFVELEKPTIVGVQEAEFSQLGALEAGLGPKYRMLGFGRDGGAGGEYSSIFYDASRLEALWWDQFWLSDTPDVIGSATWGNSVTRIVTWVRFRDLATGTEFLHVNSHFDHQSENARVRSAEVVRSLIADTGLPAVFTADCNATAEASAPYTTLVTDGGLVDTWLAGTQLTPRVGTFPNYGTPNPAGTRIDWILTTPGITVKSAAINTWTKDGRWPSDHTPVQALVRLP; encoded by the coding sequence ATGGGCATCACCAGGCGAGGCATCATCACATCCGCGGGCGCGCTCGGCGCGGCCGCTGCAGTCGGTACGACGCTGGGCGGCGCGCTGCCTGCGGCGGCGGCGTACGAGAAGGACTCGGGTAAGCCACTGATCGGCAAGGCCAAGACGCCCGATCTCCACGTGATGAGCTTCAACATCCGCTACGACCGCGAAGGCACGCAGCCCGGCCAGCCGGACTACTGGCCCGAGCGCAAGCCGCTGGTCACCGCTTTCGTCGAGCTCGAGAAGCCGACGATCGTCGGCGTGCAGGAGGCCGAGTTCAGCCAGCTCGGCGCGCTCGAGGCCGGCCTGGGGCCGAAGTACCGGATGCTCGGGTTCGGGCGCGACGGCGGCGCCGGCGGCGAGTACTCCTCGATCTTCTACGACGCCTCCCGGCTCGAGGCGCTGTGGTGGGACCAGTTCTGGCTCTCCGACACCCCCGACGTGATCGGCTCGGCGACCTGGGGCAACTCGGTGACCCGGATCGTCACCTGGGTGCGGTTCCGGGACCTGGCGACCGGAACCGAGTTCCTGCACGTCAACTCCCACTTCGACCACCAGTCCGAGAACGCACGGGTCCGGAGCGCGGAGGTCGTCCGCTCCCTCATCGCCGACACCGGGCTTCCCGCCGTGTTCACTGCGGACTGCAACGCCACCGCCGAGGCCTCAGCTCCCTATACGACGCTGGTGACCGACGGCGGGCTCGTCGACACCTGGCTCGCGGGCACCCAGCTGACTCCGCGGGTGGGCACCTTCCCGAACTACGGCACCCCGAACCCGGCCGGCACGCGCATCGACTGGATCCTCACGACGCCCGGCATCACCGTGAAGTCGGCAGCGATCAACACCTGGACCAAGGACGGTCGCTGGCCCAGCGACCACACCCCCGTCCAGGCGCTCGTACGCCTACCCTGA
- a CDS encoding GNAT family N-acetyltransferase: MPAHLLGPHVVGKRIVVRRLVPGQTGPTGGPAFTDILGVCTSWADGTAVIERESGEQVRVPVAEIVSGKPVPPRPNVRLRIGVREAELLSAAIFPGTTSEPLGEWVLFDHEVSVRRRPNSALAIGDPGLGLAAALDRVESYYRSRHKHPRVKVEVGSAAEEAVVERGWVEDVTVEFQLAGLAATRRLLPPPVEDARVELQANDAQVLINLRDTARIMGTMKNDWLAIHDLEVAEPHRRQGIATKALATLLEWGAERGARAAWLHVETDNDAGLALYEGLGFTEHHRCRYYSSPTP; encoded by the coding sequence GTGCCTGCTCATCTCCTGGGACCACATGTCGTCGGCAAGCGGATCGTCGTGCGCCGCCTCGTCCCCGGCCAGACCGGACCCACCGGTGGCCCCGCCTTCACCGACATCCTCGGCGTCTGTACGTCCTGGGCCGACGGCACCGCGGTCATCGAGCGCGAGTCCGGGGAGCAGGTGAGGGTGCCCGTCGCCGAGATCGTCTCCGGCAAGCCGGTGCCGCCACGGCCGAACGTACGTCTGCGGATCGGCGTGCGGGAGGCCGAGCTGCTCAGCGCCGCGATCTTCCCCGGCACCACCTCCGAGCCCTTGGGCGAGTGGGTGCTCTTCGACCACGAGGTCTCTGTCCGCCGGCGGCCCAACTCCGCGCTGGCGATCGGCGACCCCGGCCTCGGTCTGGCGGCGGCGCTCGACCGGGTCGAGAGCTACTACCGGAGCCGCCACAAGCACCCCCGGGTGAAGGTCGAGGTCGGGTCCGCCGCCGAGGAGGCCGTGGTCGAGCGCGGCTGGGTCGAGGACGTCACCGTCGAGTTCCAGCTCGCCGGGCTCGCCGCCACCCGGCGACTCCTGCCGCCGCCCGTCGAGGACGCCCGCGTCGAGCTGCAGGCCAACGACGCGCAGGTGCTGATCAACCTCCGCGACACCGCGCGGATCATGGGCACGATGAAGAACGACTGGCTGGCCATCCATGACCTCGAGGTCGCCGAGCCACACCGTCGCCAGGGGATCGCCACCAAGGCCCTCGCCACCCTGCTGGAGTGGGGCGCCGAGCGTGGCGCTCGCGCCGCCTGGCTGCACGTGGAGACCGACAACGACGCCGGCCTCGCCCTCTACGAGGGCCTCGGCTTCACCGAGCACCACCGCTGCCGCTACTACTCCTCGCCCACTCCGTAG
- the fdxA gene encoding ferredoxin, giving the protein MTYVIAQPCVDVKDKACVDECPVDCIYEGKRMLYIHPDECVDCGACEPVCPPEAIFYEDDTPEEWKEYYDANVKFFDDLGSPGGAARMGEIDKDHPFVAALPPQNQD; this is encoded by the coding sequence ATGACGTACGTCATCGCCCAGCCCTGTGTTGACGTGAAGGACAAGGCTTGCGTCGACGAATGTCCGGTGGACTGCATCTACGAGGGCAAGCGGATGCTGTACATCCACCCCGACGAGTGTGTCGACTGCGGCGCCTGCGAGCCGGTGTGCCCGCCCGAGGCGATCTTCTACGAGGACGACACCCCCGAGGAGTGGAAGGAGTACTACGACGCCAACGTCAAGTTCTTCGACGACCTCGGCTCGCCCGGTGGTGCTGCTCGCATGGGTGAGATCGACAAGGACCACCCGTTCGTCGCCGCGCTGCCCCCGCAGAACCAGGACTGA
- the dapC gene encoding succinyldiaminopimelate transaminase: MPTPYAASVPVSQRLPDFPWDKLASFKEKASAHAGGLVDLSVGTPVDSTPQVVQNALRGAADSPGYPTTIGTPAVRQAAIDWLARNHGVDGLALDNVLPVIGSKELIGSLPLHLGVGQGDLVAYPELAYPTYEVSAALVGADTVATDSLVALGPRVPKILWINSPSNPSGRVLPVEHLRKTVEWARERGTLLISDECYIECAWEAEPVSVLHPDVCGGTYEGILAVHSLSKRSNLAGYRCAFVAGDASVLGEVLAVRKNLGLQMPGPQQVAMVTALADDQHAKEQHARYAARRTKLKAALESAGFRIDHSEASLYLWSSREEDCWATVDWLAERGILAAPGAFYGRAGRSHVRIAFTATDERVDAAVSRLAE; encoded by the coding sequence ATGCCGACTCCGTACGCGGCCTCGGTCCCGGTCTCGCAACGGCTGCCTGACTTCCCCTGGGACAAGCTCGCCTCGTTCAAGGAGAAGGCGTCCGCGCACGCCGGGGGGCTGGTCGACCTCTCGGTCGGGACCCCGGTGGACTCGACCCCGCAGGTCGTGCAGAACGCTCTGCGCGGGGCCGCTGACTCCCCGGGCTACCCGACGACGATCGGTACGCCCGCGGTGCGTCAGGCCGCGATCGACTGGCTCGCGCGCAACCACGGGGTCGACGGCCTCGCGCTGGACAACGTGCTGCCGGTGATCGGCTCCAAGGAGCTGATCGGGTCGCTGCCGCTGCATCTCGGCGTCGGACAGGGCGACCTCGTCGCCTACCCGGAGCTGGCCTACCCGACCTACGAGGTCTCTGCGGCGCTCGTCGGTGCCGACACCGTCGCCACCGACTCGCTGGTCGCCCTGGGGCCCAGGGTGCCGAAGATCCTGTGGATCAACTCCCCGTCCAACCCGAGCGGGCGGGTGCTGCCGGTGGAGCACCTGCGCAAGACGGTCGAGTGGGCGCGCGAGCGGGGCACGCTGCTGATCTCGGACGAGTGCTACATCGAGTGCGCCTGGGAGGCCGAGCCGGTCTCGGTGCTGCACCCCGACGTCTGCGGCGGCACCTACGAGGGCATCCTCGCCGTCCACTCGCTCTCCAAGCGCTCCAACCTCGCGGGCTACCGCTGTGCCTTCGTCGCCGGAGACGCCTCCGTCCTCGGTGAGGTCCTCGCGGTCCGCAAGAACCTCGGCCTGCAGATGCCCGGCCCCCAGCAGGTCGCCATGGTCACGGCGCTCGCCGACGATCAGCACGCCAAGGAGCAGCACGCCCGCTACGCCGCCCGGCGCACCAAGCTCAAGGCGGCGCTGGAGTCGGCCGGCTTCCGCATCGACCACTCCGAGGCGTCCCTCTACCTGTGGTCGTCTCGCGAAGAGGACTGCTGGGCCACCGTCGACTGGCTCGCCGAGCGCGGCATCCTCGCCGCCCCCGGCGCCTTCTACGGCCGCGCCGGCCGGTCCCACGTCCGGATCGCCTTCACCGCCACCGACGAGCGCGTCGACGCCGCGGTCTCCCGTCTGGCCGAATAG
- the dapD gene encoding 2,3,4,5-tetrahydropyridine-2,6-dicarboxylate N-succinyltransferase, with protein MTNAAWAFGLVTYAADTGSDKGSVLDVWFPTPQLGEKPADATAPAELTALEGADEVRQVTKRVAVVEVKDLETAPETAEDVWLRLHLLSHRLVQPHGQNLDGIFGLLTNVVWTSAGPCAVEGFELTRARLRAAGQHVTVYGVDKFPRMVDYVVPSGIRIGDADRVRLGAHLAAGTTVMHEGFVNFNAGTLGASMVEGRISGGVVVGDGSDVGGGASIMGTLSGGGKAVISVGKRCLLGANSGLGISLGDDAVIEAGCYVTYGTKVTLPDGTVKKAGELSGASNILFRRNSVSGAIEAVPWKGEGIELNAALHAN; from the coding sequence GTGACGAATGCAGCTTGGGCCTTCGGCCTCGTGACGTACGCCGCCGACACTGGATCCGACAAGGGCAGTGTGCTCGACGTGTGGTTCCCCACGCCCCAGCTGGGTGAGAAGCCCGCCGACGCGACCGCGCCGGCCGAGCTCACCGCGCTCGAGGGCGCCGACGAGGTCCGTCAGGTCACCAAGCGGGTCGCCGTCGTCGAGGTCAAGGACCTCGAGACCGCGCCCGAGACGGCCGAGGACGTCTGGCTGCGGCTCCACCTCCTCTCCCACCGCCTCGTGCAGCCGCACGGGCAGAACCTCGACGGCATCTTCGGCCTGCTCACCAACGTGGTGTGGACCAGCGCCGGCCCGTGCGCCGTCGAGGGCTTCGAGCTCACCCGCGCGCGCCTGCGCGCCGCGGGCCAGCACGTGACCGTCTACGGCGTGGACAAGTTCCCGCGGATGGTCGACTACGTCGTCCCGAGCGGCATCCGGATCGGCGACGCCGACCGTGTCCGCCTAGGCGCCCACCTGGCCGCCGGCACCACCGTGATGCACGAGGGCTTCGTCAACTTCAACGCCGGCACTCTCGGCGCCTCGATGGTCGAGGGCCGGATCTCCGGTGGGGTCGTCGTCGGCGACGGCTCCGACGTCGGTGGCGGCGCCTCGATCATGGGTACCCTCTCCGGTGGCGGCAAGGCCGTGATCTCGGTCGGCAAGCGCTGCCTGCTCGGCGCCAACTCCGGCCTCGGCATCTCCCTGGGCGACGACGCCGTCATCGAGGCCGGGTGCTACGTGACGTACGGGACCAAGGTCACGCTCCCCGACGGCACCGTCAAGAAGGCCGGCGAGCTCTCCGGGGCCTCCAACATCCTCTTCCGCCGCAACTCGGTCAGCGGCGCCATCGAGGCCGTTCCGTGGAAGGGCGAGGGCATCGAGCTCAACGCCGCCCTCCACGCCAACTGA
- a CDS encoding YbdD/YjiX family protein has product MTVLTDRLAGAWRLLRQATGEAKWDEYVARCEHEGVEPMSRRAFERHRADEKEHNPQARCC; this is encoded by the coding sequence GTGACAGTGCTGACCGATCGTCTCGCCGGCGCCTGGCGGCTGCTCCGCCAGGCGACCGGGGAGGCGAAGTGGGACGAGTACGTCGCTCGGTGCGAGCACGAGGGCGTCGAGCCGATGAGTCGGCGCGCGTTCGAACGTCACCGGGCCGACGAGAAGGAGCACAACCCGCAGGCTCGCTGCTGCTGA
- a CDS encoding carbon starvation CstA family protein, producing the protein MSTSTANPTSSGPGSGPNVPRNWRAIVIWSAVAVVGAVCWAMLALSRGEEVSALWILFAALASYAIAYRFYSKFIADKVLKVDDTRATPAERLENGQDFDVTDRRVLFGHHFAAIAGAGPLVGPVLAAQMGYLPGTIWIIVGVILAGAVQDMVVMFFSMRRDGKSLGQMVREEIGNVAGVAALIAVFAIMIIILAVLALVVVNALAESPWGVFSIGLTIPIALFMGFYLRYLRPGRVSEVTVIGVALLLLAIIGGGYVEEMGLANALTLSHETLVICLVVYGFVASILPVWMLLTPRDYLSTFMKVGVIVLLAVGLVLAAPALQNEAVTDFATNGEGPVFAGKLFPFVFITIACGALSGFHALIASGTTPKMVAKESQVRMIGYGGMLMESFVAISALIAASVIDQGIYFSMNASLGATGGTPETAAAFVNGLGFSITPADLEAAAASVEETIISRTGGAPTLAFGMSLIFTEAFGGGLAAFWYHFAIMFEALFILTAVDAGTRVGRFMLQDTIGNVWKRYADTSWRPAAWSASALVVLAWGYMLWIGVGDPLGGINQLFPLFGIANQLLAAIALTLATTLLIKHGKLKWAWVPGIPLVWDLIVTMTASWQKVFSDNPAIGYFAQASAAREARDAGELYGVAKTPADVDQIIYNSTQSGILQAAFALLVIVIVAGAAVTVVKAIRAGGLPTTEVPKVESKIVAPSDFFATKEEKEAVREWEASQKAPVS; encoded by the coding sequence ATGTCGACGTCGACCGCCAACCCCACCAGCTCGGGCCCAGGGTCCGGGCCCAACGTGCCCCGTAATTGGAGGGCGATCGTTATCTGGAGCGCCGTCGCTGTCGTCGGCGCCGTCTGCTGGGCAATGCTCGCCCTGTCCCGAGGCGAGGAGGTCTCGGCACTGTGGATCCTGTTCGCTGCGCTGGCCTCGTACGCGATCGCCTACCGGTTCTACTCGAAGTTCATCGCCGACAAGGTGCTGAAGGTCGACGACACCCGGGCCACCCCGGCCGAGCGGCTGGAGAACGGGCAGGACTTCGACGTCACCGACCGGCGAGTGCTCTTCGGGCACCACTTCGCCGCGATCGCCGGCGCCGGCCCGCTGGTCGGCCCGGTGCTGGCCGCGCAGATGGGCTACCTGCCAGGCACCATCTGGATCATCGTCGGCGTCATCCTCGCCGGTGCCGTGCAGGACATGGTCGTGATGTTCTTCTCGATGCGCCGCGACGGCAAGAGCCTCGGTCAGATGGTGCGCGAGGAGATCGGCAACGTCGCCGGCGTGGCCGCGCTGATCGCCGTCTTCGCGATCATGATCATCATCCTGGCTGTGCTCGCGCTGGTCGTCGTCAATGCGCTCGCGGAGTCGCCGTGGGGTGTCTTCTCGATCGGTCTCACCATCCCGATCGCGCTGTTCATGGGCTTCTACCTGCGCTACCTGCGCCCCGGCCGCGTCAGCGAGGTGACCGTCATCGGCGTCGCGCTGCTGCTGCTGGCCATCATCGGTGGCGGGTACGTCGAGGAGATGGGCCTGGCCAACGCCCTCACCCTCTCTCACGAGACGCTGGTGATCTGCCTGGTCGTCTACGGCTTCGTCGCCTCGATCCTCCCGGTGTGGATGCTGCTCACCCCGCGTGACTACCTCTCCACCTTCATGAAGGTCGGCGTCATCGTGCTGCTGGCCGTCGGCCTGGTCCTCGCGGCCCCGGCGCTGCAGAACGAGGCCGTCACCGACTTCGCCACCAACGGCGAGGGTCCGGTCTTCGCCGGCAAGCTGTTCCCGTTCGTCTTCATCACCATCGCCTGCGGCGCCCTCTCCGGCTTCCACGCCCTGATCGCCTCGGGGACGACGCCGAAGATGGTCGCCAAGGAGTCCCAGGTCCGGATGATCGGCTACGGCGGCATGCTGATGGAGTCGTTCGTCGCGATCTCCGCTCTCATCGCCGCCTCCGTGATCGACCAGGGCATCTACTTCTCGATGAACGCCTCCTTGGGCGCCACCGGCGGCACCCCGGAGACCGCCGCCGCCTTCGTCAACGGGCTCGGCTTCTCGATCACACCGGCCGACCTCGAGGCAGCCGCGGCCAGTGTGGAGGAGACGATCATCTCCCGCACCGGTGGCGCCCCGACCCTGGCGTTCGGGATGTCGCTGATCTTCACCGAGGCGTTCGGTGGCGGCCTGGCCGCATTCTGGTATCACTTCGCGATCATGTTCGAGGCGCTCTTCATCCTGACCGCCGTCGACGCCGGCACCCGCGTGGGCCGGTTCATGCTCCAGGACACGATCGGCAACGTCTGGAAGCGCTACGCCGACACCTCCTGGCGGCCGGCGGCCTGGTCGGCCTCTGCGCTGGTCGTACTGGCCTGGGGCTACATGCTCTGGATCGGCGTCGGTGACCCGCTCGGCGGGATCAACCAGCTCTTCCCGCTCTTCGGCATCGCCAACCAGCTCCTTGCTGCGATCGCGCTGACCCTGGCGACCACCCTGCTGATCAAGCACGGCAAGCTGAAGTGGGCCTGGGTGCCGGGCATTCCGCTGGTCTGGGACCTGATCGTCACCATGACGGCGAGCTGGCAGAAGGTGTTCAGCGACAACCCCGCGATCGGCTACTTCGCCCAGGCCTCTGCCGCGCGCGAGGCACGCGACGCCGGTGAGCTCTACGGGGTTGCGAAGACCCCCGCGGACGTCGACCAGATCATCTACAACTCGACCCAGAGCGGCATCCTGCAGGCAGCGTTCGCGCTGCTGGTGATCGTGATCGTCGCCGGTGCCGCGGTGACTGTGGTCAAGGCGATCCGCGCCGGTGGGCTGCCGACCACCGAAGTGCCGAAGGTCGAGTCGAAGATCGTCGCGCCCTCCGACTTCTTCGCCACCAAGGAGGAGAAGGAGGCCGTACGCGAGTGGGAGGCCTCCCAGAAGGCGCCGGTCTCGTGA
- a CDS encoding DinB family protein, with protein MSNDQRQVGFDGVWLPDSEDPRHQDKPAVGELANYRDYLRHYRLTLELKCQDLGPEDLAKQSVPPSDLSLLGLIRHMARVEQSWFQRVLKENLDLPRLDADDPTGGFHKVEPTQESVDEAFASWREQVAAADEWLDTIDDSVLGETRDVGRGGEPISIRDILVHMIEEYARHAGHADLLREVIDGRTGQ; from the coding sequence ATGAGCAACGATCAGCGGCAGGTGGGTTTCGACGGCGTCTGGCTTCCCGACAGCGAGGACCCACGCCACCAGGACAAGCCCGCCGTCGGTGAGCTGGCGAACTACCGCGACTATCTGCGTCACTACCGGCTCACCCTCGAGCTCAAGTGCCAGGACCTCGGGCCCGAGGATCTGGCGAAACAGAGCGTGCCGCCGAGCGACCTGAGCCTGCTCGGACTGATCCGCCACATGGCGCGGGTCGAGCAGAGCTGGTTCCAGCGCGTGCTGAAGGAGAACCTCGACCTGCCGCGGCTCGACGCCGACGACCCCACCGGCGGCTTCCACAAGGTGGAGCCGACCCAGGAGTCGGTCGACGAGGCGTTCGCCAGCTGGCGTGAGCAGGTCGCGGCAGCCGACGAGTGGCTCGACACCATCGACGACTCGGTGCTCGGCGAGACCCGGGATGTCGGCCGCGGCGGCGAGCCGATCAGCATCCGCGACATCCTGGTCCACATGATCGAGGAGTACGCCCGCCACGCAGGCCATGCCGACCTGCTGCGCGAGGTCATCGACGGGCGTACCGGGCAGTAG
- a CDS encoding enoyl-CoA hydratase/isomerase family protein, with the protein MSLIRYEFTDGCARITMTNPDRGNVFRPEAGAEMLAAILRAKADSARVIVLAAEGKYFSVGGDLAGFAAADDLGPYILELAESANRMITELVRCDAIVVSAVQGTAAGVGFPLAAAADIVIATDKAKFSLAYAKVGLSVDGGGSLLVHTLGLHRVLRLTLLGDMLSATEAFDAGLVARVVPAEELATAVDEVVATLLAGSPEALARTKRLVRDVADPSPESALRREAESISALGASASGREGINAFLEKRRPSFGA; encoded by the coding sequence ATGAGCCTGATTCGCTACGAGTTCACCGACGGCTGCGCGCGCATCACGATGACCAACCCGGACCGGGGCAACGTGTTCAGGCCCGAGGCGGGCGCGGAGATGCTGGCGGCGATCCTGCGGGCCAAGGCCGACTCGGCGCGGGTGATCGTGCTGGCCGCGGAGGGGAAGTACTTCTCCGTCGGCGGTGACCTTGCCGGCTTCGCGGCCGCCGACGACCTGGGGCCCTACATCCTCGAGCTCGCCGAGAGTGCCAACCGGATGATCACCGAGCTCGTACGCTGTGACGCGATCGTGGTCAGCGCCGTCCAGGGCACGGCCGCGGGGGTCGGCTTCCCGCTGGCCGCGGCCGCCGACATCGTCATCGCCACCGACAAGGCGAAGTTCAGCCTCGCCTATGCCAAGGTCGGGCTCTCGGTCGACGGCGGTGGGTCTCTCCTCGTGCACACCCTCGGCCTGCACCGGGTGCTCCGGCTGACCCTGCTGGGCGACATGCTGTCCGCGACAGAGGCCTTCGACGCCGGGCTGGTCGCCCGCGTCGTACCTGCCGAGGAGCTCGCCACCGCGGTCGACGAGGTCGTCGCGACCCTTCTGGCCGGGTCCCCCGAGGCCCTCGCTCGCACCAAGCGCCTCGTCCGCGACGTGGCGGACCCCAGTCCCGAGTCGGCCCTGCGCCGAGAGGCCGAGTCGATCTCCGCGCTCGGCGCCTCGGCCTCCGGCCGCGAGGGCATCAACGCCTTCCTCGAGAAGCGCCGGCCGAGCTTCGGAGCCTGA
- a CDS encoding GNAT family N-acetyltransferase encodes MIQDERFTVSRVPVVDTYALRAKVLRNGGPPEAARITGDDDPGVATYAATDADGTVVGCVGLFPEPCPDLPEHPGKGWRIRGMATEDGWRGTGVGTQVLKAALDHVAAEGGGLVWCNARTSAAEFYRRAGFVEIGEHWDDPEIGPHVRMWRAV; translated from the coding sequence GTGATCCAGGATGAACGATTCACCGTCAGTCGGGTGCCGGTCGTGGACACCTATGCGCTGCGGGCGAAGGTGTTGCGCAACGGCGGTCCGCCGGAGGCGGCGAGGATCACCGGCGACGACGATCCGGGGGTCGCGACGTACGCCGCTACGGACGCCGACGGGACCGTCGTCGGCTGCGTCGGGCTCTTTCCGGAACCCTGCCCTGACCTGCCCGAACATCCCGGCAAGGGGTGGCGGATCAGGGGGATGGCGACCGAGGACGGATGGCGCGGGACAGGTGTCGGGACGCAGGTGCTGAAGGCCGCCCTCGACCATGTCGCGGCCGAGGGCGGTGGGCTGGTGTGGTGCAACGCTCGTACGTCGGCGGCGGAGTTCTACCGGCGAGCCGGTTTCGTGGAGATCGGCGAGCACTGGGACGACCCGGAGATCGGCCCGCACGTGCGGATGTGGCGCGCGGTCTGA